The DNA region TGTCGAGGTCGTGAATCCGGAGTTGGTCATCGCGACCGCCGACTCTGATGATGCAACCATCGAGATGGATCTCGTGGTTGCCATCGGACGCGGCTACAAGCAGGCCGAGCTTCAGGAGGCATTCGCGATTGGTGAGATCCCGATCGATGCTCTGTTCACGCCAATCGAGAAGGTGAACTACGTCGTCGAGCACACGCGTGTCGGCCAGATCACGGACTTCGATCGCCTGATTATCGAGATCCAGACCGATGGCACGATTGAGCCGAACGATGCGCTGACGCAGGCGGCGAGTATCCTTGTCGACCATGCGCAGATGATCGCGCGCTATCACAGCGACGACAACGAAGTTGGCGTTGTGGAGGACGAGAAGGACGAAGAGACAGACCAGCGCCCTCTCTCGGATCTGGGACTGTCCCCGCGTGTTTTGAACGCACTCCGCAGCCGCCAGGTCGAGAAGGTCGGCCAGGTGATGGCAATGGAGCGTGAGCAGCTGATGTCGATCCGCAACTTCGGGCCACGGTCGCTTGAAGAGCTGGTTGAGGCGCTCACCTCGCATGGGTACACAATTCCTGCGAATCTTCTGACCGGCGCGGCTGCCGGTGATGATGAGACTTCCGATGATTCCGACACTGGCGAAGGGTCGGATAGCAGTGAGGGGTGGGGTTCGTGAGACACCGAGTCATGGGCCGACACTTTGGTCGCGACAAGGAGCAGCGGACAGCACTCTTTCGGGGGCTGGCGATCTCGCTGATTCTGCACGAGCGCGTGACAACGACCGAAGCGAAGGCCAAGTCGGTTCGCCCGATTGTTGAGAAGCTGGTGACGATGTCTCGTGAAGATACCGAGCATCATCGCCGGCTGGTTATGGCGCGACTCGGCGACGAGAACGCCACGCGCAAGCTCTTTGAAGTCATTGGTCCGCGCTACGATGGCCAGCCGGGCGGGTACACGCGTATCCTGAAGGTTGGAATCCGCCGCGGTGACGCCGCTCCGATCTCGCTGATTGAGTTCGTGTAGCGGATCGGTTGTCGGTCGGGCAGGTGCGCCGCGCACGGATCACCCTGGGATACGACGGAACAGACTTCGTTGGCTCCCAGATTCAGCATCGCGGCCGCACTGTCCAGGCGGAGCTGGAGAAGGCGATACAACGCCTGGCTTCCGGTTCCGGACGGACGACATTTGCGGGACGAACTGATCGTGGCGTTCACGCTGTGGGTCAGGTCGTTTCGGTTGACGTAACCTGGTCCGAGAGCGATGCGCAGTTGCGACACGCTCTGAACGCGATACTCCCGCCGGACGTGGCGGTGCGCGATGTGGAGTGGACGAGCCCCACGTTCCACGCGCGGTACGACGCGAAGTGGCGCGAGTATCGATACCGGATCATCGTGGCGCCCACGCCGCCGGTGCTCGCACGCCGGTATGTCTGGTGGCGCCGGGCCGCGCTCGATGGAGCGCGTGCCGCCGAGGCGTGTCGGGTCTTGCTCGGATCGCACGCATTCGGTGCGTTTGCCGGTGCTGGTCGCAGCCGCACGAGCGATGCGACAGCGCTCACCCGGACGGTGCGTACGTGCCAGTGGCTGGTACAGGACGTTGCGGGTGGCACGCAGCACGAGTTGCGGATCGAAGCCGATGGCTTCCTGCCGCAAATGGT from Thermomicrobiales bacterium includes:
- the truA gene encoding tRNA pseudouridine(38-40) synthase TruA, whose product is MRRARITLGYDGTDFVGSQIQHRGRTVQAELEKAIQRLASGSGRTTFAGRTDRGVHAVGQVVSVDVTWSESDAQLRHALNAILPPDVAVRDVEWTSPTFHARYDAKWREYRYRIIVAPTPPVLARRYVWWRRAALDGARAAEACRVLLGSHAFGAFAGAGRSRTSDATALTRTVRTCQWLVQDVAGGTQHELRIEADGFLPQMVRTVVSSIVAVAQGGRDVEWLRNVLHSNDRAMAGEPAPPEGLVLWRVRYDDKRDDSDDGCRSHWEYGIEP
- a CDS encoding DNA-directed RNA polymerase subunit alpha, coding for MLEIAQPTVDLTVSGHNYGRFTIEPLEPGYGITLGNALRRILLRSLPGTAIVRARISEVWHEFATIDGVREDVTEIVLNLKRIRLRSVTLHDETRAHLYHHGRGVVTAGDIDWPSDVEVVNPELVIATADSDDATIEMDLVVAIGRGYKQAELQEAFAIGEIPIDALFTPIEKVNYVVEHTRVGQITDFDRLIIEIQTDGTIEPNDALTQAASILVDHAQMIARYHSDDNEVGVVEDEKDEETDQRPLSDLGLSPRVLNALRSRQVEKVGQVMAMEREQLMSIRNFGPRSLEELVEALTSHGYTIPANLLTGAAAGDDETSDDSDTGEGSDSSEGWGS
- the rplQ gene encoding 50S ribosomal protein L17; the protein is MRHRVMGRHFGRDKEQRTALFRGLAISLILHERVTTTEAKAKSVRPIVEKLVTMSREDTEHHRRLVMARLGDENATRKLFEVIGPRYDGQPGGYTRILKVGIRRGDAAPISLIEFV